The following coding sequences lie in one Streptomyces sp. NBC_01267 genomic window:
- a CDS encoding 2'-5' RNA ligase family protein, protein MEDFYAEVEARAHAWPANRPDLHWHILFDPAVVEEKLVGPYRELTHRPGLAPVEARWVHTTVMHGGPVADYKDEELDTIVELVRQECATIAPFDLTFDRPAIGRVAVECAARPGAPARRLWQLTTQIDVDVTGGRNPVMPAGYYPHQSLAYGMAGEVRADRRAMKVLMSDHPGEPVTLRADKLSLVAQAHDRQFITWEHIVDVPLLGGGQ, encoded by the coding sequence GTGGAAGACTTTTATGCCGAGGTCGAGGCACGCGCTCATGCGTGGCCGGCGAACCGGCCGGACCTGCACTGGCACATCCTGTTCGACCCGGCGGTCGTAGAGGAGAAGCTCGTCGGACCGTACCGGGAACTCACCCACCGGCCGGGCCTGGCGCCGGTGGAGGCCCGCTGGGTGCACACCACGGTCATGCACGGCGGGCCCGTCGCGGACTACAAAGACGAGGAGCTCGACACGATCGTCGAGCTGGTCCGCCAGGAGTGCGCGACCATCGCACCGTTCGACCTCACATTTGATCGCCCGGCAATCGGCCGGGTTGCCGTGGAATGCGCGGCACGTCCTGGCGCTCCCGCTCGCCGCCTCTGGCAGCTGACGACCCAGATCGATGTGGATGTCACTGGTGGGCGCAACCCCGTGATGCCTGCCGGGTATTACCCTCACCAGTCGCTCGCATACGGCATGGCGGGAGAGGTACGCGCCGACCGGCGCGCGATGAAAGTCTTGATGTCTGACCACCCTGGCGAACCGGTGACGCTGCGTGCGGACAAGCTCTCGCTGGTCGCCCAGGCACACGACCGGCAGTTCATCACCTGGGAGCACATAGTGGACGTGCCGCTGCTGGGAGGCGGGCAGTGA